In a single window of the Papaver somniferum cultivar HN1 chromosome 8, ASM357369v1, whole genome shotgun sequence genome:
- the LOC113305844 gene encoding protein FAR1-RELATED SEQUENCE 5-like → MVIIETHSMHEDIDDFLMEKDVPMSEGLKGANEEVPKIGMEFDSEERAYEYYNRYARGVGFGIRRDSTTHRKDKTISRRALVFSNQGNYRKHIRGSPMKRCLHARTVCEAKLVIKLVSDDSKYSIVEFVEKHNHVLTCPGQVHLLRSQRNIETAQARLIENMRDAGISQKNIFVYFSVESGGSQILNFTQMDCNNHIQRRRRQDVLKKGDVEHLLEYFLEKQKDNPYFFYAIEMDEPGQLCNYFWTDAKCMMDYSFFGDVLIFDTTFGTNGYDKPFAPFVGKNNHGPTTLFGCALLLDGSTDSFVLLFKTFLNAMNGKHPQTIFTDQATPIMNAINLVFPNTHHRLCLCHIFELAAKHLSHVFASSEFFSKDFKKCIYENETKDEFESMWKSCFKNTS, encoded by the coding sequence ATGGTGATTATTGAGACACATAGTATGCACGAAGACATCGATGATTTTCTTATGGAAAAGGATGTCCCAATGAGTGAAGGCTTAAAGGGCGCTAACGAAGAAGTGCCGAAAATAGGTATGGAGTTTGATTCAGAAGAAAGGGCATATGAGTACTATAATCGTTATGCTAGAGGCGTTGGGTTTGGTATCCGTAGAGATTCGACCACTCACCGCAAAGATAAAACAATTTCTAGAAGAGCTTTGgttttttcaaatcaaggaaattATCGAAAGCATATAAGGGGGTCTCCTATGAAACGATGCTTGCATGCACGAACGGTTTGCGAAGCAAAGTTAGTTATCAAACTAGTAAGTGATGATTCAAAATACTCTATTGTAGAATTTGTGGAAAAACACAATCACGTGCTTACTTGTCCAGGGCAAGTGCATCTATTGAGATCACAGAGGAATATAGAAACTGCTCAAGCGagattaattgaaaacatgcgtGATGCAGGTATAAgtcagaaaaatatttttgtatatttcagTGTTGAATCAGGGGGGTCTCAAATTCTGAACTTTACTCAAATGGACTGTAATAATCATATACAAAGAAGACGACGTCAAGATGTCCTAAAAAAAGGAGATGTTGAACATCTGTTAGAATACTTTCTGGAGAAGCAAAAAGATAATCCATACTTCTTTTATGCAATTGAAATGGATGAGCCTGGTCAACTGTGCAATTATTTTTGGACTGATGCAAAATGTATGATGGACTACAGTTTCTTCGGTGATGTATTGATATTCGACACGACATTTGGAACTAATGGCTATGATAAACCATTTGCACCCTTTGTTGGTAAAAATAATCATGGGCCAACGACTCTTTTTGGGTGCGCTTTACTACTAGATGGGAGCACAGATTCATTTGTATTGTTATTCAAGACATTTTTAAATGCCATGAATGGGAAACATCCACAGACAATTTTCACAGACCAGGCAACGCCAATTATGAATGCAATTAACCTGGTATTCCCAAATACTCATCACCGACTTTGTCTCTGTCACATTTTTGAATTGGCTGCAAAACATCTTTCTCATGTATTTgcaagttctgaatttttttccaaagatttCAAAAAGTGTATATATGAAAATGAAACCAAAGACGAGTTTGAATCCATGTGGAAAAGTTGCTTCAAAAATACAAGCTAA
- the LOC113302290 gene encoding uncharacterized protein At4g26450-like isoform X1 encodes MHGRHRNPGNGVRSNAMRMEGSGRVQGMYNNRNFNRGVGHGSPKPFPPHQPPRKNDIFMEAGRLAAEYLISQGLLHQIEVSEKRENVGVNHQIAKELGMQERENLQLSSESRTSALARLGNTTPDVGFAVLPDEFNAVGSNDSGRGTKKDGPFRSKSLNLGRENGNAGSLLEKSRSFSDIKGADDFRTASQEEQKRVGVDVSGAGVLPLKSENAGGSESKLEKLDFPKDGCSNTKKEVLTPETDEENAKGPNDSLVLDMENSKMKNGMENAVEKETDMEGKTVDNYSMQCHVVGDGEQMSKNGSSSLKLGTSAEVPTKARLPFAWKNAEGDPVSTADEENGCDIPPQEGTEVPIEEDSCQVSSSDMLTYQSLTSKCLESDLSRPQAVEAKEDSVDSNAAYAVEERKTCSMEPSFPSVSFMFQEESGQGPSGYGSCSSSVKDRGEKRTTETDIEKERTKKAREEWSSSMVIDADEYFDSQTFGGLPSISYEERVSGDEDMVNTVNQERLVEVDPSVEFKEEKPIFSNSFKICDLNLMEANDMTEHHNQDSALVIPSILEVKTEVPDYSPNNNNRSIEYNRHSFNGKEVIIVDLEDDSADDNKGFDTSDRKAEGVYSGLSSFQNNTGSTCDVPDVHDGYGLMISELLGTDITNCSSVSTDITGLQTDMGLHNEAGMLCDDDSIYLSLGEIPISFQGVWPEKPFG; translated from the exons ATGCATGGTCGTCACCGTAATCCAGGCAATGGGGTTAGATCTAATGCTATGAGAATGGAAGGTTCAGGCAGGGTCCAGGGCATGTATAACAACCGGAACTTCAATCGGGGTGTTGGCCATGGTTCACCCAAGCCTTTCCCACCACATCAGCCACCTCGAAAAAATGACATTTTCATGGAAGCTGGTCGGCTTGCAGCAGAATACTTGATTTCTCAAGGCCTTCTACATCAAATTGAGGTTTCTGAAAAGCGAGAGAATGTTGGTGTGAATCATCAGATTGCAAAAGAGCTTGGGATGCAAGAAAGAGAAAATTTGCAGCTTTCCTCAGAGAGCAGGACATCTGCCCTTGCTCGTTTGGGAAACACGACTCCTGATGTGGGTTTTGCAGTTTTACCGGATGAGTTCAATGCGGTAGGATCTAATGACAGTGGGAGAGGAACGAAAAAGGATGGACCATTTAGATCTAAAAGTTTAAATTTGGGAAGAGAAAATGGAAATGCTGGGTCCTTGTTGGAGAAATCCCGGTCGTTTTCTGATATTAAGGGTGCAGATGATTTTAGAACTGCTAGCCAAGAAGAACAGAAACGAGTTGGTGTTGATGTCAGTGGTGCTGGTGTCTTGCCGCTGAAAAGTGAAAATGCAGGTGGTTCAGAATCTAAGCTAGAAAAGCTAGACTTCCCCAAAGATGGTTGCTCAAACACTAAAAAAGAAGTCTTGACTCCTGAGACAGACGAAGAAAATGCTAAGGGTCCAAATGACTCTCTAGTTTTGGATATGGAGAACTCAAAAATGAAGAATGGAATGGAGAATGCGGTAGAGAAGGAAACAGATATGGAAGGCAAAACCGTGGATAACTACTCTATGCAGTGCCATGTCGTGGGGGACGGTGAACAAATGAGCAAAAACGGCAGTAGTTCGTTGAAACTAGGCACCTCTGCAGAGGTACCAACTAAGGCTCGTTTGCCTTTTGCTTGGAAAAATGCAGAAGGTGATCCAGTTTCGACAGCGGATGAGGAAAACGGATGCGATATTCCTCCACAAGAAGGAACCGAAGTTCCAATTGAAGAAGATTCTTGTCAAGTCTCTTCAAGTGACATGTTGACATATCAATCTCTCACTTCAAAATGTTTGGAATCGGACCTTTCTAGGCCACAGGCTGTCGAAGCTAAGGAAGATTCTGTTGACTCAAATGCTGCATATGCCGTGGAAGAGAGGAAAACGTGCTCAATGGAACCGTCTTTTCCTAGTGTATCTTTCATGTTCCAGGAAGAATCAGGCCAGGGTCCTTCTGGGTATGGAAGTTGTAGTTCTTCAGTTAAAGATAGAGGTGAAAAACGTACTACAGAAACTGATATAGAAAAAGAAAGGACCAAGAAAGCCAGAGAAGAGTGGTCCTCATCTATGGTTATAGATGCTGATGAATACTTTGATAGTCAAACTTTTGGTGGGTTGCCATCGATTTCTTATGAGGAGAGGGTTTCCGGTGATGAAGACATGGTCAATACGGTTAATCAAGAGAGGCTGGTGGAAGTTGACCCAAGTGTGGAGTTCAAGGAAGAGAAACCAATTTTTTCAAATTCCTTCAAAATATGTGACCTAAACCTTATGGAAGCTAATGATATGACTGAGCATCATAATCAAGACTCTGCGCTTGTTATTCCTTCTATTTTGGAAGTAAAAACAGAAGTACCTGATTACTCACCAAATAATAACAATAGATCCATCGAGTACAATAGACATTCATTTAATGGCAAAGAGGTTATAATAGTCGACTTAGAAGATGATTCTGCTGATGACAACAAGGGATTTGATACTTCGGATAGAAA GGCTGAAGGTGTATATTCGGGCCTATCAAGTTTCCAAAACAACACCGGAAGTACTTGTGACGTTCCCGATGTTCACGATGGTTATGGCCTTATGATCTCTGAGTTGCTTGGAACTGATATCACAAATTGTTCATCTGTATCAACAGATATCACGGGGCTGCAGACTGACATGGGTCTTCATAATGAAGCG GGTATGCTTTGTGATGATGATTCAATATATCTATCTCTTGGAGAAATACCAATAA GTTTTCAAGGAGTCTGGCCTGAGAAGCCC
- the LOC113302290 gene encoding uncharacterized protein At4g26450-like isoform X2, producing the protein MHGRHRNPGNGVRSNAMRMEGSGRVQGMYNNRNFNRGVGHGSPKPFPPHQPPRKNDIFMEAGRLAAEYLISQGLLHQIEVSEKRENVGVNHQIAKELGMQERENLQLSSESRTSALARLGNTTPDVGFAVLPDEFNAVGSNDSGRGTKKDGPFRSKSLNLGRENGNAGSLLEKSRSFSDIKGADDFRTASQEEQKRVGVDVSGAGVLPLKSENAGGSESKLEKLDFPKDGCSNTKKEVLTPETDEENAKGPNDSLVLDMENSKMKNGMENAVEKETDMEGKTVDNYSMQCHVVGDGEQMSKNGSSSLKLGTSAEVPTKARLPFAWKNAEGDPVSTADEENGCDIPPQEGTEVPIEEDSCQVSSSDMLTYQSLTSKCLESDLSRPQAVEAKEDSVDSNAAYAVEERKTCSMEPSFPSVSFMFQEESGQGPSGYGSCSSSVKDRGEKRTTETDIEKERTKKAREEWSSSMVIDADEYFDSQTFGGLPSISYEERVSGDEDMVNTVNQERLVEVDPSVEFKEEKPIFSNSFKICDLNLMEANDMTEHHNQDSALVIPSILEVKTEVPDYSPNNNNRSIEYNRHSFNGKEVIIVDLEDDSADDNKGFDTSDRKFSRSLA; encoded by the exons ATGCATGGTCGTCACCGTAATCCAGGCAATGGGGTTAGATCTAATGCTATGAGAATGGAAGGTTCAGGCAGGGTCCAGGGCATGTATAACAACCGGAACTTCAATCGGGGTGTTGGCCATGGTTCACCCAAGCCTTTCCCACCACATCAGCCACCTCGAAAAAATGACATTTTCATGGAAGCTGGTCGGCTTGCAGCAGAATACTTGATTTCTCAAGGCCTTCTACATCAAATTGAGGTTTCTGAAAAGCGAGAGAATGTTGGTGTGAATCATCAGATTGCAAAAGAGCTTGGGATGCAAGAAAGAGAAAATTTGCAGCTTTCCTCAGAGAGCAGGACATCTGCCCTTGCTCGTTTGGGAAACACGACTCCTGATGTGGGTTTTGCAGTTTTACCGGATGAGTTCAATGCGGTAGGATCTAATGACAGTGGGAGAGGAACGAAAAAGGATGGACCATTTAGATCTAAAAGTTTAAATTTGGGAAGAGAAAATGGAAATGCTGGGTCCTTGTTGGAGAAATCCCGGTCGTTTTCTGATATTAAGGGTGCAGATGATTTTAGAACTGCTAGCCAAGAAGAACAGAAACGAGTTGGTGTTGATGTCAGTGGTGCTGGTGTCTTGCCGCTGAAAAGTGAAAATGCAGGTGGTTCAGAATCTAAGCTAGAAAAGCTAGACTTCCCCAAAGATGGTTGCTCAAACACTAAAAAAGAAGTCTTGACTCCTGAGACAGACGAAGAAAATGCTAAGGGTCCAAATGACTCTCTAGTTTTGGATATGGAGAACTCAAAAATGAAGAATGGAATGGAGAATGCGGTAGAGAAGGAAACAGATATGGAAGGCAAAACCGTGGATAACTACTCTATGCAGTGCCATGTCGTGGGGGACGGTGAACAAATGAGCAAAAACGGCAGTAGTTCGTTGAAACTAGGCACCTCTGCAGAGGTACCAACTAAGGCTCGTTTGCCTTTTGCTTGGAAAAATGCAGAAGGTGATCCAGTTTCGACAGCGGATGAGGAAAACGGATGCGATATTCCTCCACAAGAAGGAACCGAAGTTCCAATTGAAGAAGATTCTTGTCAAGTCTCTTCAAGTGACATGTTGACATATCAATCTCTCACTTCAAAATGTTTGGAATCGGACCTTTCTAGGCCACAGGCTGTCGAAGCTAAGGAAGATTCTGTTGACTCAAATGCTGCATATGCCGTGGAAGAGAGGAAAACGTGCTCAATGGAACCGTCTTTTCCTAGTGTATCTTTCATGTTCCAGGAAGAATCAGGCCAGGGTCCTTCTGGGTATGGAAGTTGTAGTTCTTCAGTTAAAGATAGAGGTGAAAAACGTACTACAGAAACTGATATAGAAAAAGAAAGGACCAAGAAAGCCAGAGAAGAGTGGTCCTCATCTATGGTTATAGATGCTGATGAATACTTTGATAGTCAAACTTTTGGTGGGTTGCCATCGATTTCTTATGAGGAGAGGGTTTCCGGTGATGAAGACATGGTCAATACGGTTAATCAAGAGAGGCTGGTGGAAGTTGACCCAAGTGTGGAGTTCAAGGAAGAGAAACCAATTTTTTCAAATTCCTTCAAAATATGTGACCTAAACCTTATGGAAGCTAATGATATGACTGAGCATCATAATCAAGACTCTGCGCTTGTTATTCCTTCTATTTTGGAAGTAAAAACAGAAGTACCTGATTACTCACCAAATAATAACAATAGATCCATCGAGTACAATAGACATTCATTTAATGGCAAAGAGGTTATAATAGTCGACTTAGAAGATGATTCTGCTGATGACAACAAGGGATTTGATACTTCGGATAGAAA GTTTTCAAGGAGTCTGGCCTGA